The following coding sequences are from one Perognathus longimembris pacificus isolate PPM17 chromosome 13, ASM2315922v1, whole genome shotgun sequence window:
- the Rnh1 gene encoding ribonuclease inhibitor isoform X1 produces MSLDIQCEQLSDSRWTELLPLIQQHQVVRLDDCGLSEVRCRDLSSALQANPALTELSLRNNELGDEGVHLVLQGLKSPTCKIQKLRLEYCGLTADSCKPLASVLRVKPEFKELVVSNNDLHEAGVRMLCQGLKESTCQLETLKMENCGITTANCRDLCDVAAKTSLQELDLGSNKLGDAGLAMLCPGLLLPSCKLRSLWLWECDITVEGCRELCSLLRAKQSLKELSLANNDLGDEGARLLCESLLEPCCHLESLWVKTCNLTAACCPYFRSVLAQNRSLLELQISDNKLGDTGVQELCQGLSQPGTVLRVLWLGDCDVTNSGCSSLAAVLLANHSLRVLELSNNCMGDLGVRQLIESVRQPGCALEKLVLYDIYWTQEIEDQLQALEEARPSLRIIS; encoded by the exons ATGAGTCTGGACATTCAGTGTGAGCAGCTGAGCGACTCCAGGTGGACTGAGCTCCTCCCCCTGATCCAGCAGCACCAAGTGGTCAG GCTGGATGACTGTGGCCTCTCTGAGGTACGGTGCAGGGACCTCAGTTCTGCGCTTCAGGCCAACCCTGCCCTGACGGAGCTGAGCCTGCGCAACAACGAGCTGGGCGATGAGGGCGTGCACCTGGTGCTGCAGGGTCTGAAGAGCCCCACCTGCAAGATCCAGAAGCTGAG gcTAGAATACTGTGGGCTCACTGCTGACAGCTGTAAGCCACTGGCCTCAGTGCTCAGGGTCAAACCAGAGTTTAAGGAGCTGGTGGTGAGCAACAATGACCTCCATGAGGCTGGTGTCCGAATGCTATGCCAGGGCTTGAAGGAGTCTACCTGCCAGCTGGAGACGCTCAA GATGGAGAACTGTGGTATCACGACAGCCAACTGCAGGGATCTGTGTGATGTGGCCGCCAAGACCTCTCTGCAGGAGCTGGACCTGGGCAGCAACAAGCTGGGTGATGCAGGCCTTGCCATGTTGTGCCCGGGGCTGCTGCTCCCCAGCTGCAAGCTCAGGTCTCTGTG GCTCTGGGAGTGTGACATCACGGTCGAGGGCTGCAGGGAGCTGTGCAGCCTCCTCAGGGCCAAGCAGAGCCTGAAGGAGCTCAGCTTAGCCAACAATGATCTGGGAGACGAGGGTGCCCGGCTTCTGTGTGAGAGCCTGCTGGAGCCCTGCTGTCATCTGGAGTCACTGTG GGTGAAGACTTGCAACCTCACGGCTGCCTGCTGTCCCTATTTCCGTTCAGTGTTGGCCCAGAATAGATCTCTCCTGGAGCTGCAGATAAGCGACAATAAGCTGGGTGACACAGGTGTGCAGGAGCTCTGCCAGGGCCTGAGCCAGCCCGGCACCGTGCTGCGTGTGCTCTG gctggggGACTGTGATGTGACCAACAGTGGTTGTAGCAGCCTGGCAGCAGTCCTTCTGGCCAACCACAGCCTACGGGTGTTGGAGCTCAGCAACAACTGCATGGGGGACCTTGGCGTGCGGCAGCTGATAGAGAGTGTCAGGCAGCCTGGCTGTGCCCTGGAGAAATTGGT CCTATATGACATTTACTGGACCCAGGAAATAGAGGACCAGCTTCAGGCCCTAGAGGAAGCCAGGCCGTCTCTGAGGATCATCTCCTGA
- the Rnh1 gene encoding ribonuclease inhibitor isoform X2, with amino-acid sequence MSLDIQCEQLSDSRWTELLPLIQQHQVVRLDDCGLSEVRCRDLSSALQANPALTELSLRNNELGDEGVHLVLQGLKSPTCKIQKLSLQNCGLTAAGCTVLPDVLRSLPTLHSLHLSDNSFGDAGLRLLCEGLLDSQCHLERLQLEYCGLTADSCKPLASVLRVKPEFKELVVSNNDLHEAGVRMLCQGLKESTCQLETLKMENCGITTANCRDLCDVAAKTSLQELDLGSNKLGDAGLAMLCPGLLLPSCKLRSLWLWECDITVEGCRELCSLLRAKQSLKELSLANNDLGDEGARLLCESLLEPCCHLESLWVKTCNLTAACCPYFRSVLAQNRSLLELQISDNKLGDTGVQELCQGLSQPGTVLRVLWLGDCDVTNSGCSSLAAVLLANHSLRVLELSNNCMGDLGVRQLIESVRQPGCALEKLVLYDIYWTQEIEDQLQALEEARPSLRIIS; translated from the exons ATGAGTCTGGACATTCAGTGTGAGCAGCTGAGCGACTCCAGGTGGACTGAGCTCCTCCCCCTGATCCAGCAGCACCAAGTGGTCAG GCTGGATGACTGTGGCCTCTCTGAGGTACGGTGCAGGGACCTCAGTTCTGCGCTTCAGGCCAACCCTGCCCTGACGGAGCTGAGCCTGCGCAACAACGAGCTGGGCGATGAGGGCGTGCACCTGGTGCTGCAGGGTCTGAAGAGCCCCACCTGCAAGATCCAGAAGCTGAG CCTGCAGAACTGCGGTCTGACAGCGGCTGGCTGCACAGTCCTGCCCGATGTGCTGCGCTCGCTGCCCACCCTGCACTCGCTGCACCTCAGTGACAACTCCTTTGGAGACGcgggcctgcggctgctctgtgAAGGACTCCTGGACTCTCAGTGCCACCTCGAGAGGCTGCA gcTAGAATACTGTGGGCTCACTGCTGACAGCTGTAAGCCACTGGCCTCAGTGCTCAGGGTCAAACCAGAGTTTAAGGAGCTGGTGGTGAGCAACAATGACCTCCATGAGGCTGGTGTCCGAATGCTATGCCAGGGCTTGAAGGAGTCTACCTGCCAGCTGGAGACGCTCAA GATGGAGAACTGTGGTATCACGACAGCCAACTGCAGGGATCTGTGTGATGTGGCCGCCAAGACCTCTCTGCAGGAGCTGGACCTGGGCAGCAACAAGCTGGGTGATGCAGGCCTTGCCATGTTGTGCCCGGGGCTGCTGCTCCCCAGCTGCAAGCTCAGGTCTCTGTG GCTCTGGGAGTGTGACATCACGGTCGAGGGCTGCAGGGAGCTGTGCAGCCTCCTCAGGGCCAAGCAGAGCCTGAAGGAGCTCAGCTTAGCCAACAATGATCTGGGAGACGAGGGTGCCCGGCTTCTGTGTGAGAGCCTGCTGGAGCCCTGCTGTCATCTGGAGTCACTGTG GGTGAAGACTTGCAACCTCACGGCTGCCTGCTGTCCCTATTTCCGTTCAGTGTTGGCCCAGAATAGATCTCTCCTGGAGCTGCAGATAAGCGACAATAAGCTGGGTGACACAGGTGTGCAGGAGCTCTGCCAGGGCCTGAGCCAGCCCGGCACCGTGCTGCGTGTGCTCTG gctggggGACTGTGATGTGACCAACAGTGGTTGTAGCAGCCTGGCAGCAGTCCTTCTGGCCAACCACAGCCTACGGGTGTTGGAGCTCAGCAACAACTGCATGGGGGACCTTGGCGTGCGGCAGCTGATAGAGAGTGTCAGGCAGCCTGGCTGTGCCCTGGAGAAATTGGT CCTATATGACATTTACTGGACCCAGGAAATAGAGGACCAGCTTCAGGCCCTAGAGGAAGCCAGGCCGTCTCTGAGGATCATCTCCTGA
- the Ptdss2 gene encoding phosphatidylserine synthase 2 isoform X2: protein MGHFPDLIQLTGGFGSVSVWSTSYFSSSFSSSATLQTVQDGRQFLKYVDPRLGVPLPERDYGGNCLIYDADNKTDPFHNIWDKLDGFVPAHFIGWYLKTLMIRDWWMCMIISVMFEFLEYSLEHQLPNFSECWWDHWIMDVLICNGLGIYCGMKTLEWLSLKTYKWQGLWNIPTYKGKMKRIAFQFTPYSWVRFEWKPASSLHRWLAVCGIILVFLLAELNTFYLKFVLWMPPEHYLVLLRLVFFVNVGGVAMREIYDFMDDLKPHRKLGQQAWLVAAITVTELLIVVKYDPHTLTLSLPFYISQCWTLGSVLVLTWTVWRFFLRDITLRYKETRRQKQQSDQDRTVSNRDEHPEPDDDLPEARAAEEEATKEEASAFS from the exons ATGGGCCATTTTCcagacctcatccag CTTACTGGCGGTTTTGGCTCTGTGTCAGTGTGGTCTACGAGCTATTTCTCATCTTCATTCTCTTCCAG TGCTACCTTGCAGACAGTCCAGGACGGCCGACAGTTTCTGAAGTATGTTGATCCCAGGCTGGGAGTTCCACTGCCGGAGAGGGACTATGGAGGAAACTGCCTCATCTATGACGCAGACAACAAGACCGACCCCTTCCACAACATCTGG GACAAGCTGGATGGCTTTGTTCCTGCACACTTCATTGGCTGGTATCTAAAG ACCCTCATGATCCGTGACTGGTGGATGTGTATGATCATCAGCGTGATGTTTGAGTTCCTGGAGTACAGCCTGGAGCACCAGCTACCCAACTTCAGCGAGTGCTGGTGGGACCAC TGGATCATGGATGTTCTCATATGCAATGGACTGGGCATTTACTGCGGCATGAAGACCCTGGAGTGGCTGTCTCTGAAGACATACAAGTGGCAAGGCCTCTGGAACATTCCAACCTACAA GGGCAAGATGAAGAGGATTGCCTTCCAGTTCACGCCCTACAGCTGGGTCCGCTTCGAGTGGAAGCCTGCCTCCAGCCTGCACCGCTGGCTGGCTGTGTGTGGCATCATCCTGGTG TTCTTGCTGGCGGAGCTGAACACATTCTACTTGAAGTTTGTGCTGTGGATGCCGCCTGAGCACTACCTGGTCCTGCTGAGGCTGGTCTTCTTCGTGAATGTGGGTGGGGTAGCCATGCGTGAGATCTACGACTTCATGGATGACCT GAAGCCCCACAGAAAGCTGGGCCAGCAGGCTTGGCTGGTGGCTGCCATCACAGTCACTGAGCTGCTCATTGTCGTGAAGTACGACCCACACACGCTCACCCTGTCACTGCCCTTCTACATCTCCCAGTGCTGGACACTTGGCTCTGTCCTGGTGCTCACCTGGACTGTCTGGCGTTTTTTTCTGAG GGACATCACCTTGAGGTACAAGGAGACCCGACGGCAGAAGCAACAAAGTGATCAGGACAGAACTGTCAGCAACAGGGATGAGCACCCAGAGCCGGATGATGACCTGCCAGAGGCCAGGGCAGCGGAGGAGGAAGCCACCAAGGAGGAAGCATCAGCCTTCTCATGA